A section of the Malaclemys terrapin pileata isolate rMalTer1 chromosome 15, rMalTer1.hap1, whole genome shotgun sequence genome encodes:
- the ST3GAL4 gene encoding CMP-N-acetylneuraminate-beta-galactosamide-alpha-2,3-sialyltransferase 4 isoform X4, translating into MSPSTVAGGTGAAGRVTSSGRNESNSHGVAPPLLIKMINKSRWKMILGLVFFLVMAWYYISREERYIHLFSFPVQDVRMTCPRGEMEKKATLLIGNYTRDHPMFLHLNDYFWVKNRSPYELPYGTKGSEDILLRVLAITSYSVPESIQSMKCRRCAVVGNGHRLRNSSMGEAINKYDVVIRLNNAPVHGYEADVGSKTTMRLFYPESAHFDPRRENNPDTLLVLVPFKPMDFQWLEMILNDKKRVRKGFWKQPPLIWDANPEQVRILNPYFMEITAAKLLNLSMKQPRKIKQKPTTGLLAITLALHFCDLVHIAGFGYPDSANKKQTIHYYEQITLKSMAASEHNVSHEALAIKRMLELGVLKNLTHF; encoded by the exons GTGACCAGCAGTGGCCGCAATGAGAGCAATAGCCACGGGGTGGCGCCTCCCCTGCTGATAAAAATGATCAACAAGTCCC GATGGAAGATGATCTTAGGGCTGGTGTTCTTTCTGGTGATGGCATGGTACTATATATCCCGCGAAGAAAGGTACATACATCT TTTTTCTTTCCCCGTGCAAGATGTCCGAATGACGTGTCCCCgaggagagatggaaaagaaaGCCACGCTGCTCATAGGAAA TTACACACGGGATCATCCAATGTTTTTACACCTAAATGATTACTTTTGGGTGAAGAACCGATCGCCGTATGAGCTGCCATATGGGACTAAAGGAAGCG AAGACATTCTCCTCCGGGTGTTAGCGATCACCAGCTACTCGGTGCCCGAAAGCATCCAAAG catGAAGTGCCGAAGATGTGCAGTGGTGGGGAACGGACACCGGCTCCGAAACAGCTCCAtgggggaagcaatcaacaaatACGACGTGGTGATCAG GTTGAACAACGCGCCAGTTCATGGGTACGAGGCAGATGTGGGCTCCAAAACCACCATGCGCCTGTTTTACCCAGAGTCCGCGCACTTCGACCCCAGACGGGAAAACAACCCGGATACTCTGCTGGTGCTGGTGCCATTTAAACCCATGGAtttccaatggctggagatgatCCTCAATGACAAGAAGCGA GTTCGCAAGGGATTCTGGAAGCAGCCTCCTTTAATCTGGGATGCCAATCCTGAGCAAGTGCGAATTCTGAACCCTTACTTTATGGAAATTACTGCTGCTAAATTGCTTAATCTTTCCATGAAGCAACCGCGGAAGATTAAACAG AAACCAACGACGGGATTATTAGCCATCACGTTGGCATTGCACTTCTGTGACCTGGTACATATCGCAGGCTTTGGATACCCCGATTCTGCCAATAAGAAACAGACTATACATTACTACGAGCAAAtcacactaaagtcaatggcc GCGTCGGAGCACAATGTCTCGCACGAGGCATTAGCAATAAAAAGGATGCTTGAATTAGGTGTCCTCAAGAACCTTACGCACTTCTGA
- the ST3GAL4 gene encoding CMP-N-acetylneuraminate-beta-galactosamide-alpha-2,3-sialyltransferase 4 isoform X8: MVTSSGRNESNSHGVAPPLLIKMINKSRWKMILGLVFFLVMAWYYISREERYIHLFSFPVQDVRMTCPRGEMEKKATLLIGNYTRDHPMFLHLNDYFWVKNRSPYELPYGTKGSEDILLRVLAITSYSVPESIQSMKCRRCAVVGNGHRLRNSSMGEAINKYDVVIRLNNAPVHGYEADVGSKTTMRLFYPESAHFDPRRENNPDTLLVLVPFKPMDFQWLEMILNDKKRVRKGFWKQPPLIWDANPEQVRILNPYFMEITAAKLLNLSMKQPRKIKQKPTTGLLAITLALHFCDLVHIAGFGYPDSANKKQTIHYYEQITLKSMAASEHNVSHEALAIKRMLELGVLKNLTHF, encoded by the exons GTGACCAGCAGTGGCCGCAATGAGAGCAATAGCCACGGGGTGGCGCCTCCCCTGCTGATAAAAATGATCAACAAGTCCC GATGGAAGATGATCTTAGGGCTGGTGTTCTTTCTGGTGATGGCATGGTACTATATATCCCGCGAAGAAAGGTACATACATCT TTTTTCTTTCCCCGTGCAAGATGTCCGAATGACGTGTCCCCgaggagagatggaaaagaaaGCCACGCTGCTCATAGGAAA TTACACACGGGATCATCCAATGTTTTTACACCTAAATGATTACTTTTGGGTGAAGAACCGATCGCCGTATGAGCTGCCATATGGGACTAAAGGAAGCG AAGACATTCTCCTCCGGGTGTTAGCGATCACCAGCTACTCGGTGCCCGAAAGCATCCAAAG catGAAGTGCCGAAGATGTGCAGTGGTGGGGAACGGACACCGGCTCCGAAACAGCTCCAtgggggaagcaatcaacaaatACGACGTGGTGATCAG GTTGAACAACGCGCCAGTTCATGGGTACGAGGCAGATGTGGGCTCCAAAACCACCATGCGCCTGTTTTACCCAGAGTCCGCGCACTTCGACCCCAGACGGGAAAACAACCCGGATACTCTGCTGGTGCTGGTGCCATTTAAACCCATGGAtttccaatggctggagatgatCCTCAATGACAAGAAGCGA GTTCGCAAGGGATTCTGGAAGCAGCCTCCTTTAATCTGGGATGCCAATCCTGAGCAAGTGCGAATTCTGAACCCTTACTTTATGGAAATTACTGCTGCTAAATTGCTTAATCTTTCCATGAAGCAACCGCGGAAGATTAAACAG AAACCAACGACGGGATTATTAGCCATCACGTTGGCATTGCACTTCTGTGACCTGGTACATATCGCAGGCTTTGGATACCCCGATTCTGCCAATAAGAAACAGACTATACATTACTACGAGCAAAtcacactaaagtcaatggcc GCGTCGGAGCACAATGTCTCGCACGAGGCATTAGCAATAAAAAGGATGCTTGAATTAGGTGTCCTCAAGAACCTTACGCACTTCTGA
- the ST3GAL4 gene encoding CMP-N-acetylneuraminate-beta-galactosamide-alpha-2,3-sialyltransferase 4 isoform X10, whose amino-acid sequence MTCPRGEMEKKATLLIGNYTRDHPMFLHLNDYFWVKNRSPYELPYGTKGSEDILLRVLAITSYSVPESIQSMKCRRCAVVGNGHRLRNSSMGEAINKYDVVIRLNNAPVHGYEADVGSKTTMRLFYPESAHFDPRRENNPDTLLVLVPFKPMDFQWLEMILNDKKRVRKGFWKQPPLIWDANPEQVRILNPYFMEITAAKLLNLSMKQPRKIKQKPTTGLLAITLALHFCDLVHIAGFGYPDSANKKQTIHYYEQITLKSMAASEHNVSHEALAIKRMLELGVLKNLTHF is encoded by the exons ATGACGTGTCCCCgaggagagatggaaaagaaaGCCACGCTGCTCATAGGAAA TTACACACGGGATCATCCAATGTTTTTACACCTAAATGATTACTTTTGGGTGAAGAACCGATCGCCGTATGAGCTGCCATATGGGACTAAAGGAAGCG AAGACATTCTCCTCCGGGTGTTAGCGATCACCAGCTACTCGGTGCCCGAAAGCATCCAAAG catGAAGTGCCGAAGATGTGCAGTGGTGGGGAACGGACACCGGCTCCGAAACAGCTCCAtgggggaagcaatcaacaaatACGACGTGGTGATCAG GTTGAACAACGCGCCAGTTCATGGGTACGAGGCAGATGTGGGCTCCAAAACCACCATGCGCCTGTTTTACCCAGAGTCCGCGCACTTCGACCCCAGACGGGAAAACAACCCGGATACTCTGCTGGTGCTGGTGCCATTTAAACCCATGGAtttccaatggctggagatgatCCTCAATGACAAGAAGCGA GTTCGCAAGGGATTCTGGAAGCAGCCTCCTTTAATCTGGGATGCCAATCCTGAGCAAGTGCGAATTCTGAACCCTTACTTTATGGAAATTACTGCTGCTAAATTGCTTAATCTTTCCATGAAGCAACCGCGGAAGATTAAACAG AAACCAACGACGGGATTATTAGCCATCACGTTGGCATTGCACTTCTGTGACCTGGTACATATCGCAGGCTTTGGATACCCCGATTCTGCCAATAAGAAACAGACTATACATTACTACGAGCAAAtcacactaaagtcaatggcc GCGTCGGAGCACAATGTCTCGCACGAGGCATTAGCAATAAAAAGGATGCTTGAATTAGGTGTCCTCAAGAACCTTACGCACTTCTGA
- the ST3GAL4 gene encoding CMP-N-acetylneuraminate-beta-galactosamide-alpha-2,3-sialyltransferase 4 isoform X3: MVLCLLHCTGWTVLTDRVTSSGRNESNSHGVAPPLLIKMINKSRWKMILGLVFFLVMAWYYISREERYIHLFSFPVQDVRMTCPRGEMEKKATLLIGNYTRDHPMFLHLNDYFWVKNRSPYELPYGTKGSEDILLRVLAITSYSVPESIQSMKCRRCAVVGNGHRLRNSSMGEAINKYDVVIRLNNAPVHGYEADVGSKTTMRLFYPESAHFDPRRENNPDTLLVLVPFKPMDFQWLEMILNDKKRVRKGFWKQPPLIWDANPEQVRILNPYFMEITAAKLLNLSMKQPRKIKQKPTTGLLAITLALHFCDLVHIAGFGYPDSANKKQTIHYYEQITLKSMAASEHNVSHEALAIKRMLELGVLKNLTHF; this comes from the exons GTGACCAGCAGTGGCCGCAATGAGAGCAATAGCCACGGGGTGGCGCCTCCCCTGCTGATAAAAATGATCAACAAGTCCC GATGGAAGATGATCTTAGGGCTGGTGTTCTTTCTGGTGATGGCATGGTACTATATATCCCGCGAAGAAAGGTACATACATCT TTTTTCTTTCCCCGTGCAAGATGTCCGAATGACGTGTCCCCgaggagagatggaaaagaaaGCCACGCTGCTCATAGGAAA TTACACACGGGATCATCCAATGTTTTTACACCTAAATGATTACTTTTGGGTGAAGAACCGATCGCCGTATGAGCTGCCATATGGGACTAAAGGAAGCG AAGACATTCTCCTCCGGGTGTTAGCGATCACCAGCTACTCGGTGCCCGAAAGCATCCAAAG catGAAGTGCCGAAGATGTGCAGTGGTGGGGAACGGACACCGGCTCCGAAACAGCTCCAtgggggaagcaatcaacaaatACGACGTGGTGATCAG GTTGAACAACGCGCCAGTTCATGGGTACGAGGCAGATGTGGGCTCCAAAACCACCATGCGCCTGTTTTACCCAGAGTCCGCGCACTTCGACCCCAGACGGGAAAACAACCCGGATACTCTGCTGGTGCTGGTGCCATTTAAACCCATGGAtttccaatggctggagatgatCCTCAATGACAAGAAGCGA GTTCGCAAGGGATTCTGGAAGCAGCCTCCTTTAATCTGGGATGCCAATCCTGAGCAAGTGCGAATTCTGAACCCTTACTTTATGGAAATTACTGCTGCTAAATTGCTTAATCTTTCCATGAAGCAACCGCGGAAGATTAAACAG AAACCAACGACGGGATTATTAGCCATCACGTTGGCATTGCACTTCTGTGACCTGGTACATATCGCAGGCTTTGGATACCCCGATTCTGCCAATAAGAAACAGACTATACATTACTACGAGCAAAtcacactaaagtcaatggcc GCGTCGGAGCACAATGTCTCGCACGAGGCATTAGCAATAAAAAGGATGCTTGAATTAGGTGTCCTCAAGAACCTTACGCACTTCTGA
- the ST3GAL4 gene encoding CMP-N-acetylneuraminate-beta-galactosamide-alpha-2,3-sialyltransferase 4 isoform X6, producing MAGSKESGSFQVTSSGRNESNSHGVAPPLLIKMINKSRWKMILGLVFFLVMAWYYISREERYIHLFSFPVQDVRMTCPRGEMEKKATLLIGNYTRDHPMFLHLNDYFWVKNRSPYELPYGTKGSEDILLRVLAITSYSVPESIQSMKCRRCAVVGNGHRLRNSSMGEAINKYDVVIRLNNAPVHGYEADVGSKTTMRLFYPESAHFDPRRENNPDTLLVLVPFKPMDFQWLEMILNDKKRVRKGFWKQPPLIWDANPEQVRILNPYFMEITAAKLLNLSMKQPRKIKQKPTTGLLAITLALHFCDLVHIAGFGYPDSANKKQTIHYYEQITLKSMAASEHNVSHEALAIKRMLELGVLKNLTHF from the exons ATGGCTGGATCAAAGGAATCCGGTTCTTTCCAA GTGACCAGCAGTGGCCGCAATGAGAGCAATAGCCACGGGGTGGCGCCTCCCCTGCTGATAAAAATGATCAACAAGTCCC GATGGAAGATGATCTTAGGGCTGGTGTTCTTTCTGGTGATGGCATGGTACTATATATCCCGCGAAGAAAGGTACATACATCT TTTTTCTTTCCCCGTGCAAGATGTCCGAATGACGTGTCCCCgaggagagatggaaaagaaaGCCACGCTGCTCATAGGAAA TTACACACGGGATCATCCAATGTTTTTACACCTAAATGATTACTTTTGGGTGAAGAACCGATCGCCGTATGAGCTGCCATATGGGACTAAAGGAAGCG AAGACATTCTCCTCCGGGTGTTAGCGATCACCAGCTACTCGGTGCCCGAAAGCATCCAAAG catGAAGTGCCGAAGATGTGCAGTGGTGGGGAACGGACACCGGCTCCGAAACAGCTCCAtgggggaagcaatcaacaaatACGACGTGGTGATCAG GTTGAACAACGCGCCAGTTCATGGGTACGAGGCAGATGTGGGCTCCAAAACCACCATGCGCCTGTTTTACCCAGAGTCCGCGCACTTCGACCCCAGACGGGAAAACAACCCGGATACTCTGCTGGTGCTGGTGCCATTTAAACCCATGGAtttccaatggctggagatgatCCTCAATGACAAGAAGCGA GTTCGCAAGGGATTCTGGAAGCAGCCTCCTTTAATCTGGGATGCCAATCCTGAGCAAGTGCGAATTCTGAACCCTTACTTTATGGAAATTACTGCTGCTAAATTGCTTAATCTTTCCATGAAGCAACCGCGGAAGATTAAACAG AAACCAACGACGGGATTATTAGCCATCACGTTGGCATTGCACTTCTGTGACCTGGTACATATCGCAGGCTTTGGATACCCCGATTCTGCCAATAAGAAACAGACTATACATTACTACGAGCAAAtcacactaaagtcaatggcc GCGTCGGAGCACAATGTCTCGCACGAGGCATTAGCAATAAAAAGGATGCTTGAATTAGGTGTCCTCAAGAACCTTACGCACTTCTGA
- the ST3GAL4 gene encoding CMP-N-acetylneuraminate-beta-galactosamide-alpha-2,3-sialyltransferase 4 isoform X7 yields the protein MRIQVTSSGRNESNSHGVAPPLLIKMINKSRWKMILGLVFFLVMAWYYISREERYIHLFSFPVQDVRMTCPRGEMEKKATLLIGNYTRDHPMFLHLNDYFWVKNRSPYELPYGTKGSEDILLRVLAITSYSVPESIQSMKCRRCAVVGNGHRLRNSSMGEAINKYDVVIRLNNAPVHGYEADVGSKTTMRLFYPESAHFDPRRENNPDTLLVLVPFKPMDFQWLEMILNDKKRVRKGFWKQPPLIWDANPEQVRILNPYFMEITAAKLLNLSMKQPRKIKQKPTTGLLAITLALHFCDLVHIAGFGYPDSANKKQTIHYYEQITLKSMAASEHNVSHEALAIKRMLELGVLKNLTHF from the exons GTGACCAGCAGTGGCCGCAATGAGAGCAATAGCCACGGGGTGGCGCCTCCCCTGCTGATAAAAATGATCAACAAGTCCC GATGGAAGATGATCTTAGGGCTGGTGTTCTTTCTGGTGATGGCATGGTACTATATATCCCGCGAAGAAAGGTACATACATCT TTTTTCTTTCCCCGTGCAAGATGTCCGAATGACGTGTCCCCgaggagagatggaaaagaaaGCCACGCTGCTCATAGGAAA TTACACACGGGATCATCCAATGTTTTTACACCTAAATGATTACTTTTGGGTGAAGAACCGATCGCCGTATGAGCTGCCATATGGGACTAAAGGAAGCG AAGACATTCTCCTCCGGGTGTTAGCGATCACCAGCTACTCGGTGCCCGAAAGCATCCAAAG catGAAGTGCCGAAGATGTGCAGTGGTGGGGAACGGACACCGGCTCCGAAACAGCTCCAtgggggaagcaatcaacaaatACGACGTGGTGATCAG GTTGAACAACGCGCCAGTTCATGGGTACGAGGCAGATGTGGGCTCCAAAACCACCATGCGCCTGTTTTACCCAGAGTCCGCGCACTTCGACCCCAGACGGGAAAACAACCCGGATACTCTGCTGGTGCTGGTGCCATTTAAACCCATGGAtttccaatggctggagatgatCCTCAATGACAAGAAGCGA GTTCGCAAGGGATTCTGGAAGCAGCCTCCTTTAATCTGGGATGCCAATCCTGAGCAAGTGCGAATTCTGAACCCTTACTTTATGGAAATTACTGCTGCTAAATTGCTTAATCTTTCCATGAAGCAACCGCGGAAGATTAAACAG AAACCAACGACGGGATTATTAGCCATCACGTTGGCATTGCACTTCTGTGACCTGGTACATATCGCAGGCTTTGGATACCCCGATTCTGCCAATAAGAAACAGACTATACATTACTACGAGCAAAtcacactaaagtcaatggcc GCGTCGGAGCACAATGTCTCGCACGAGGCATTAGCAATAAAAAGGATGCTTGAATTAGGTGTCCTCAAGAACCTTACGCACTTCTGA
- the ST3GAL4 gene encoding CMP-N-acetylneuraminate-beta-galactosamide-alpha-2,3-sialyltransferase 4 isoform X9, translating to MINKSRWKMILGLVFFLVMAWYYISREERYIHLFSFPVQDVRMTCPRGEMEKKATLLIGNYTRDHPMFLHLNDYFWVKNRSPYELPYGTKGSEDILLRVLAITSYSVPESIQSMKCRRCAVVGNGHRLRNSSMGEAINKYDVVIRLNNAPVHGYEADVGSKTTMRLFYPESAHFDPRRENNPDTLLVLVPFKPMDFQWLEMILNDKKRVRKGFWKQPPLIWDANPEQVRILNPYFMEITAAKLLNLSMKQPRKIKQKPTTGLLAITLALHFCDLVHIAGFGYPDSANKKQTIHYYEQITLKSMAASEHNVSHEALAIKRMLELGVLKNLTHF from the exons ATGATCAACAAGTCCC GATGGAAGATGATCTTAGGGCTGGTGTTCTTTCTGGTGATGGCATGGTACTATATATCCCGCGAAGAAAGGTACATACATCT TTTTTCTTTCCCCGTGCAAGATGTCCGAATGACGTGTCCCCgaggagagatggaaaagaaaGCCACGCTGCTCATAGGAAA TTACACACGGGATCATCCAATGTTTTTACACCTAAATGATTACTTTTGGGTGAAGAACCGATCGCCGTATGAGCTGCCATATGGGACTAAAGGAAGCG AAGACATTCTCCTCCGGGTGTTAGCGATCACCAGCTACTCGGTGCCCGAAAGCATCCAAAG catGAAGTGCCGAAGATGTGCAGTGGTGGGGAACGGACACCGGCTCCGAAACAGCTCCAtgggggaagcaatcaacaaatACGACGTGGTGATCAG GTTGAACAACGCGCCAGTTCATGGGTACGAGGCAGATGTGGGCTCCAAAACCACCATGCGCCTGTTTTACCCAGAGTCCGCGCACTTCGACCCCAGACGGGAAAACAACCCGGATACTCTGCTGGTGCTGGTGCCATTTAAACCCATGGAtttccaatggctggagatgatCCTCAATGACAAGAAGCGA GTTCGCAAGGGATTCTGGAAGCAGCCTCCTTTAATCTGGGATGCCAATCCTGAGCAAGTGCGAATTCTGAACCCTTACTTTATGGAAATTACTGCTGCTAAATTGCTTAATCTTTCCATGAAGCAACCGCGGAAGATTAAACAG AAACCAACGACGGGATTATTAGCCATCACGTTGGCATTGCACTTCTGTGACCTGGTACATATCGCAGGCTTTGGATACCCCGATTCTGCCAATAAGAAACAGACTATACATTACTACGAGCAAAtcacactaaagtcaatggcc GCGTCGGAGCACAATGTCTCGCACGAGGCATTAGCAATAAAAAGGATGCTTGAATTAGGTGTCCTCAAGAACCTTACGCACTTCTGA
- the ST3GAL4 gene encoding CMP-N-acetylneuraminate-beta-galactosamide-alpha-2,3-sialyltransferase 4 isoform X5: protein MADSGNAQDSCEVTSSGRNESNSHGVAPPLLIKMINKSRWKMILGLVFFLVMAWYYISREERYIHLFSFPVQDVRMTCPRGEMEKKATLLIGNYTRDHPMFLHLNDYFWVKNRSPYELPYGTKGSEDILLRVLAITSYSVPESIQSMKCRRCAVVGNGHRLRNSSMGEAINKYDVVIRLNNAPVHGYEADVGSKTTMRLFYPESAHFDPRRENNPDTLLVLVPFKPMDFQWLEMILNDKKRVRKGFWKQPPLIWDANPEQVRILNPYFMEITAAKLLNLSMKQPRKIKQKPTTGLLAITLALHFCDLVHIAGFGYPDSANKKQTIHYYEQITLKSMAASEHNVSHEALAIKRMLELGVLKNLTHF, encoded by the exons GTGACCAGCAGTGGCCGCAATGAGAGCAATAGCCACGGGGTGGCGCCTCCCCTGCTGATAAAAATGATCAACAAGTCCC GATGGAAGATGATCTTAGGGCTGGTGTTCTTTCTGGTGATGGCATGGTACTATATATCCCGCGAAGAAAGGTACATACATCT TTTTTCTTTCCCCGTGCAAGATGTCCGAATGACGTGTCCCCgaggagagatggaaaagaaaGCCACGCTGCTCATAGGAAA TTACACACGGGATCATCCAATGTTTTTACACCTAAATGATTACTTTTGGGTGAAGAACCGATCGCCGTATGAGCTGCCATATGGGACTAAAGGAAGCG AAGACATTCTCCTCCGGGTGTTAGCGATCACCAGCTACTCGGTGCCCGAAAGCATCCAAAG catGAAGTGCCGAAGATGTGCAGTGGTGGGGAACGGACACCGGCTCCGAAACAGCTCCAtgggggaagcaatcaacaaatACGACGTGGTGATCAG GTTGAACAACGCGCCAGTTCATGGGTACGAGGCAGATGTGGGCTCCAAAACCACCATGCGCCTGTTTTACCCAGAGTCCGCGCACTTCGACCCCAGACGGGAAAACAACCCGGATACTCTGCTGGTGCTGGTGCCATTTAAACCCATGGAtttccaatggctggagatgatCCTCAATGACAAGAAGCGA GTTCGCAAGGGATTCTGGAAGCAGCCTCCTTTAATCTGGGATGCCAATCCTGAGCAAGTGCGAATTCTGAACCCTTACTTTATGGAAATTACTGCTGCTAAATTGCTTAATCTTTCCATGAAGCAACCGCGGAAGATTAAACAG AAACCAACGACGGGATTATTAGCCATCACGTTGGCATTGCACTTCTGTGACCTGGTACATATCGCAGGCTTTGGATACCCCGATTCTGCCAATAAGAAACAGACTATACATTACTACGAGCAAAtcacactaaagtcaatggcc GCGTCGGAGCACAATGTCTCGCACGAGGCATTAGCAATAAAAAGGATGCTTGAATTAGGTGTCCTCAAGAACCTTACGCACTTCTGA